TGGAGCATCCCTACATCGGGCTCCCCTCGGAGGGGGACCGGGCCTTCCTGGTGAACTTCGCCCGGGGCTGCGGCTTCCGGTGCAAGTTCTGCTCGGAGTCCGTCTTCTGGGAGCGGCGGTGGCGGGGCCGGAGCCCGGAACTCATCGGCGAGGAGCTCGAACTCCTCAAGAAGAAGTACAACCGGGACACCTTCTACGTGGGGGACAACATCTTCAACTTCACCCGGGAGCGGGGCATCGGCTTCATCGAGGAGATGAAGCGGCGCCGGCTCGGGCAGCACTTCTGGCTCCAGAGCCGCGCCGACCTCGTGGTGCGCGACGAGGACCTCATGCCGGGGTTCAAGGAGGCCGGGGTCTACCAGTTCATGATCGGCGTGGAGTACACGAAGCAGGAGACCCTGGACGAGCTCAACAAGCAGGTCTCCATGGAGACGGTGGAACGGGCCATGCAGATCCTCAAGCGCCACGGCTTCATGATCATGGCCACCCTCATGATCGGCCACTGGGACGAGACCAAGGAGGACCGGGAGCGGCTCTTCGACTTCTGCACCCGGTACGTGAACCACTTCGGGCTCAACGTGGTGACGCCGCTGCCGGGAACGGAATTCTACAAGGAGATGAAGGCCCTCGGCCGCATCAAGGACTTCGACTACCGGAAGTTCGACTACATCCAGGCCGTGATGCCCACCCGGGAGATCGACGACCTGGACAAGATCACCGAGCTCCACCTGGGCATGATCCGGCGCTTCTACTGGCGGCCCATCGAGCTGTGGCGGATGTTCTTCTCGCCGAACCCCATCCTGCGCCACCACCACAAGTATTTCATGAAGTACGGCTTCGAGGTGATGATGCACGAGGTCTTCGGCCGTCCCCTCTGGACCCAGGACAACTACCAGACCTTCGAGAGCTTCCTCCGGGAGCGGGGGAGGCCCATCCGGGGCGGGTTCCGGGGCTACGAGCCCGACGAGACCGTGGAGCTCTAGTCGGAGAGGCCGTTTCGTTCAGGCCGCGCCGGCAAGGCGCCGCCAGGCCGCCTTCCAGGCCCGGGCCGTGGCCAGGGCGCGGCCGCGGCGGAGGAAGACCCGGATCTCGAAGGCCACGGTCCGGGGCGTGCCGTCGGGCTCCCTCCAGGCCACTTCCACCACGTAGAACGTGGAGCTGTAGGTCTTCTTCTGGTAGGCTCGGACGTTGTCGATCCGGTCGAGGGGGACGGCGATCTCCGTGGCCGGGATGCCTTCTTCGGGCTTGGGCGACAGGCGCAGGCGGAAGCCCCGGGGCGACAGCTCCGCCTGCCCGAGCTGTTGGCGCTCGGGAAGGCCGAGGGAACTGGCGTGAAAGATGACCCGGGTCTTGAGGCGCGGGGCCCCGGAACGTTTCAGCAGGCACATATGACCGACTCCACCCAGCGGATCCTCTTCATCTCCCCCGCCCGGCGGCGGCTGCCGGGGGAGGACTTCGTCTTCGACCTCGGCTTCCTGAACCTCCCGTATCTCGCCGCCGTGACGCCGCCGGGGTACCAGCTCGAGATAATAGATGAAGAACACCGCCCCATCAACTTCGAGGCCCCGGCCCGGCTCGTGGCGCTCACCGCCCAGACCCCGGTGGCGCCCAGAGCCTACGAGATCGCCGACGCCTTCCGCGCCCGGGGCGTGCCGGTGGTCATGGGCGGGGTGCACGCCTCGACGCTGCCCGAGGAGGCCCTGGCCCACGTGGACGCGGTGGTGGTGGGGGAAGGGGAGTTCGTCTGGCCGGAACTCCTGGCCGACCTCGAGCGGGGCGGTCTCCGGCGGATCTACCGGGGCGGCACCGACCGCGACCTGGCGGGGCTGCCGCCGCCGCGCCGGGACCTCCTCGACGCCCGGCACTACCTCCCCCTCACCTTGGTGGAGACCACCCGGGGATGTCCTCACCGGTGCGATTTTTGCGGGGTCTCGCGTTTCTTCGGCCACCGGTACCGGAAGCGGCCGGCGGCGGAGGTCGAGGCGGAGCTCCGGGGGCTCTTCGGAGCCGGGTTCCGGCACCGGGCCTCGCGGTGGCTGGCGCGGCTCGGGCTCGATCTCCCCTACTTCCTCGAGCGGCGGCTGGTCTACTTCATCGACAGCAACTTCTGCGCCGACCGGGGCTACTGTCTCCGGATCATGGAGACCCTGGAGGCGATGGACGTCCTCTGGTGGTGCCACGCCACGGTGGACATCGCCCGGGACGAGGAGCTCCTCGGGCGCATGGCCCGGAGCGGGTGCATCGCGGTGAACATCGGCTTCGAGTCGCTCTCGCCCGAGAACCTCGCGGCCATGCGCAAGTCCTTCGCCGGTCGGTTCGACTACGCCGAGGCGGTCCGGCGCCTCCACGCCCACGGGATCGGTGTCATGGGGACCTTCGTGGTGGGGTTCGACGGCGAGGACGCCGGGATCTTCCGGCGGGTGGAGGCCTTCGTCCGGGAGAACCGGCTGGACTGGGCCCTGGCCTTCATCCGGACCCCGTACCCGGGCACACGGCTCTTCGAGGAGATGGAGGCCGCGGGCCGCATCCGCCACCGCGACTGGGAGCGATACGACACCCTGAACTGCGTCTTCACCCCGCAGGGTATGACGGTGGAGGAGCTGGAGCAGGGGCTGCGCGCCCTCTGGCGCCGGATCTTCTCCCTCGCCTCCATCCGCGACCGGATCCTTCGCGGCCCCCGGGTCCACCCCCTCTTCTACCTCGGGATGAACCTCCAGTTCCACGCCATGACCCGCCGCTGGCGGCCGGCCTTCGACCCCTTCGGCGGCGGCGCCTGAGGCCGTCCCGCGCCGGTCAGGGCGATCGGCGCTCGGACCGGGCCATGACGTCCGCCATGGCCTCGGCCACGGCGGAGAACCCCTGGAAGACACCCGGTGCCGGCCGGTGGGGGACCTCCGCCACGACGAGGTCCATGCCGAGCCGGGGCCGGAGGTCCGCCTCCCCGTCCAGGATCCAGAGCGTCGTCCCCGTCCGGGTGCTGGTCACCCGGAGGCGCAGGGCGACAAGGCCCGCCGTGACGTCCGAGGGGAAGAGGAGGGACGGGATCCCGCCCCGGATCACCAGGTCGTAGCCCTCCGCGGCCGCCCGTTCCAGGAGTTCGGGCCCGCCCTCCGCCGGGGCGTCGGTCTCCCGGAGTTCCACCACGGCGCAGAGGCGGCGGCGGAGGAGGACGTCGCGGAGCTCGCGGGAGAAGGCGAGCCGCCACCGCCGGTCGGTGACCCCCGGCCCCTCGAGGGGGAGGAGGAGGGCCCGCTTCCCGGCAAGGCCCGCCGGGGCCGTGGGCGCCACCGCCACCCGGACCCGGGGTTCGGGCGGCGGCGCCGCCGAGCGGGAGGCGGGCACCGAGGGGAGGCAGCCCGGGAGGCAGAGGGCCAGGGCCGCCAGGAGGGCCGCCGCCCGGCCGGTGCCGTGTCCTGGAGGCGGGGCCGCCCGCATCACTTGGCGGCCGCCCCGCCCCGCGGCAGCCGGTCGTAGGCCGTGGGGGGCGGCTCCTCCGTGCCCAGGAAGAGGGCGTCGAGGTCCGGGGTGCGCGGGACCTCCACCCGGGCCGCCGAGACCACCCGCCGGTCGGTGAGATCCACGAGGCGGACGGTGACGCCCACGGTCCGGGGGCCGGCGGTGTAGGTCCCCACCACGGCCCGGG
The window above is part of the Dissulfurirhabdus thermomarina genome. Proteins encoded here:
- a CDS encoding B12-binding domain-containing radical SAM protein, with the translated sequence MSRATANPKPVKFLLVDPPHRIWDILKAWVPSPGCLQLAAFLEDEFNLDFMDCTLNRRPWHDLEAKLRADRPDVVGISIGCTYFTYDGYNAAALVKDVLPDAVVVVGGAHPTLNAEECLAECPEIDFICMGEGELTMREFLRTVADGNPDFSRVKGLCYRGPDGRPVFTGKRELIEDLDTLPMPAYHLVDMEHPYIGLPSEGDRAFLVNFARGCGFRCKFCSESVFWERRWRGRSPELIGEELELLKKKYNRDTFYVGDNIFNFTRERGIGFIEEMKRRRLGQHFWLQSRADLVVRDEDLMPGFKEAGVYQFMIGVEYTKQETLDELNKQVSMETVERAMQILKRHGFMIMATLMIGHWDETKEDRERLFDFCTRYVNHFGLNVVTPLPGTEFYKEMKALGRIKDFDYRKFDYIQAVMPTREIDDLDKITELHLGMIRRFYWRPIELWRMFFSPNPILRHHHKYFMKYGFEVMMHEVFGRPLWTQDNYQTFESFLRERGRPIRGGFRGYEPDETVEL
- a CDS encoding B12-binding domain-containing radical SAM protein; its protein translation is MTDSTQRILFISPARRRLPGEDFVFDLGFLNLPYLAAVTPPGYQLEIIDEEHRPINFEAPARLVALTAQTPVAPRAYEIADAFRARGVPVVMGGVHASTLPEEALAHVDAVVVGEGEFVWPELLADLERGGLRRIYRGGTDRDLAGLPPPRRDLLDARHYLPLTLVETTRGCPHRCDFCGVSRFFGHRYRKRPAAEVEAELRGLFGAGFRHRASRWLARLGLDLPYFLERRLVYFIDSNFCADRGYCLRIMETLEAMDVLWWCHATVDIARDEELLGRMARSGCIAVNIGFESLSPENLAAMRKSFAGRFDYAEAVRRLHAHGIGVMGTFVVGFDGEDAGIFRRVEAFVRENRLDWALAFIRTPYPGTRLFEEMEAAGRIRHRDWERYDTLNCVFTPQGMTVEELEQGLRALWRRIFSLASIRDRILRGPRVHPLFYLGMNLQFHAMTRRWRPAFDPFGGGA